In Anguilla rostrata isolate EN2019 chromosome 1, ASM1855537v3, whole genome shotgun sequence, a genomic segment contains:
- the LOC135238467 gene encoding collagen alpha-2(VIII) chain-like — MLLVPVCVVLMSLEGALGGGYPSIAQPLPQVQYMQPMMKGPHGPPFREGKGQHLDGPPMMSPGEAGPPGKPGPRGPPGPPGVPGKPGLGIPGVSGELGPPGPPGISGIGKPGLPGLPGKPGPKGVTGEQGEAGGQGEPGPRGLPGHPGLPGPVGLPLNGKQGFPGGQGPPGARGEPGQKGSPGTPGEPGLRGENGNGGPGLPGPRGNSGPLGPVGAPGEPGTGKPGAPGVPGAIGPKGDRGAPGEQGQPGDPGLAGQPGPVGPEGKGRPGSKGPPGQPGPSGPKGEAGIRGVPGSPGAPGYGRPGPVGPNGDRGLAGSPGAPGGMGEPGKVGEPGDRGPNGQPGPQGPQGPVGLPGKPGVPGAKGEVGPSGLTGLPGFNGDQGPVGLSGTPGTPGERGVVGPSGASGKPGPRGEHGHIGLPGNPGLTGASGAKGEPGSSGAPGPRGQSGIPGLQGPMGPVGPHGIPGPRGEPGVPGPPGAGRKGDQGMLGPQGPTGKSGPNGPNGPPGPPGPPGPPGPTGVLFNGETQVSGLQETDVGGGPVPDGREDRPQYGNGAFSAAAMPAFTAILTTPFPPSGAPVKFDRTLHNSLKAYDSATGIFTCPLAGVYYFSYHVHVKGGGLWVALYRNNVPATYTYDEYKKGHMDQASGGAVLQLQEQDQVWVQMPSDQANGLYSTEYIHSSFSGLLLCPTPTGLLPHRT, encoded by the exons ATGTTGCTGGTGcccgtgtgtgtggtgctgatgTCCCTGGAGGGTGCCCTGGGAGGGGGGTACCCCTCTATAGCCCAGCCCCTGCCCCAGGTGCAGTACATGCAGCCCATGATGAAGGGCCCCCACGGGCCCCCGTTCAGAGAGGGGAAGGGCCAGCACCTGG ATGGTCCTCCCATGATGTCCCCTGGGGAGGCTGGCCCTCCGGGCAAGCCGGGCCCCAGGGGCCCACCGGGGCCACCAGGAGTTCCGGGAAAACCAGGGCTCGGAATACCGGGAGTAAGCGGAGAGCTGGGGCCCCCTGGGCCTCCTGGGATTTCCGGGATTGGGAAGCCGGGGTTGCCAGGGCTACCGGGGAAACCGGGCCCGAAGGGCGTGACTGGCGAGCAGGGTGAGGCCGGGGGGCAGGGTGAACCGGGCCCCAGGGGCCTCCCAGGACACCCCGGCCTGCCAGGGCCCGTGGGCCTGCCGCTGAACGGGAAACAGGGGTTTCCAGGCGGCCaggggcccccaggggcccgaGGGGAGCCAGGGCAGAAAGGAAGCCCGGGTACCCCAGGAGAGCCCGGCCTGCGGGGGGAGAACGGGAACGGCGGTCCGGGTCTGCCGGGGCCCCGAGGGAACTCCGGCCCCCTGGGTCCTGTCGGGGCCCCCGGCGAGCCGGGCACAGGCAAACCAGGGGCTCCTGGGGTGCCGGGAGCGATTGGCCCCAAAGGGGACCGAGGAGCGCCAGGAGAGCAGGGCCAGCCTGGGGATCCGGGGCTTGCTGGCCAGCCGGGCCCTGTGGGGCCCGAGGGGAAGGGGAGACCCGGGTCAAAGGGCCCTCCAGGGCAGCCCGGACCCAGCGGCCCCAAAGGAGAGGCTGGAATCAGGGGGGTTCCCGGGTCACCCGGCGCCCCGGGCTACGGCAGGCCCGGGCCGGTCGGGCCGAATGGGGACCGGGGCCTAGCAGGCAGCCCAGGAGCCCCTGGAGGTATGGGTGAGCCTGGGAAGGTTGGAGAGCCTGGAGACAGGGGACCCAACGGGCAGCctggcccccaggggccccagGGCCCTGTAGGGCTCCCAGGGAAGCCTGGTGTTCCTGGTGCGAAGGGAGAAGTGGGCCCCTCGGGGCTGACAGGCCTGCCGGGGTTCAATGGGGACCAGGGGCCTGTTGGGCTGTCTGGGACCCCAGGGACCCCAGGGGAGAGAGGCGTGGTGGGACCCAGCGGGGCCTCAGGAAAACCGGGGCCCAGAGGGGAGCACGGACATATCGGCCTGCCTGGCAACCCGGGTTTGACTGGGGCCTCGGGGGCCAAAGGGGAGCCGGGGTCATCCGGGGCCCCTGGGCCGCGGGGGCAGTCTGGAATCCCCGGCCTTCAGGGGCCGATGGGGCCCGTCGGACCACACGGCATTCCAGGTCCAAGGGGGGAGCCCGGCGTTCCGGGGCCGCCTGGGGCCGGCAGGAAAGGCGATCAGGGAATGTTGGGGCCACAGGGGCCCACAGGGAAATCAGGACCCAACGGACCAAATGGGCCTCCgggcccccccgggccccccggACCCCCGGGTCCCACAGGTGTGCTGTTCAACGGCGAGACGCAGGTGTCGGGGCTGCAGGAGACGGACGTGGGCGGGGGCCCCGTCCCGGACGGGCGGGAGGACCGGCCGCAGTACGGAAACGGCGCGTTCTCCGCCGCCGCGATGCCGGCGTTCACCGCCATCCTGACCACGCCCTTCCCGCCCTCCGGCGCGCCCGTAAAGTTCGACCGGACCCTGCACAACAGCCTGAAGGCCTACGACTCCGCCACCGGCATCTTCACCTGCCCCCTCGCCGGCGTGTACTACTTCTCCTACCACGTGCACGTGAAGGGCGGCGGCCTCTGGGTGGCGCTGTACCGGAACAACGTGCCCGCCACCTACACCTACGACGAGTACAAGAAGGGCCACATGGACCAGGCGTCGGGCGGGGcggtgctgcagctgcaggagcaggaccAGGTCTGGGTCCAGATGCCCTCTGACCAGGCCAACGGGCTCTACTCCACCGAGTACATCCACTCCTCCTTCTCCGGCCTCCTGCTCTGTCCCACCCCCACGGGCCTCCTGCCACACAGGACATAG